The proteins below come from a single Haemorhous mexicanus isolate bHaeMex1 chromosome 18, bHaeMex1.pri, whole genome shotgun sequence genomic window:
- the PARD6B gene encoding partitioning defective 6 homolog beta: MNRAQRGAAGSRGLGTMEVKSKFGAEFRRFSLERSKPGKFEEFYGLLQHVHKIPNVDVLVGYTDIHGDLLPINNDDNYHKAVSTANPLLRIFIQRKEDADYSAFGTDTMTRKKNVLSNVLRPDNHKKKPHIVISMPQDFRPVSSIIDVDILPETHRRVRLYKYGTDKPLGFYIRDGSSVRVTPHGLEKVPGIFISRLVPGGLAQSTGLLAVNDEVLEVNGIEVSGKSLDQVTDMMIANSRNLIITVRPANQRNNVVRNSRTSGSSGQSTESSLPSSTPNILGSLLQGEEESDEEDIIIEDSGEPQQIPKATPASESIESLSQIELLHESTQNGFLPSSEMNLNHSTGSISMEYEVPEPGHKSLEEDGTIITL, translated from the exons ATGAACCGGGCTCAgcgcggggccgcgggcagCCGCGGCCTGGGCACCATGGAGGTGAAGAGCAAG tTTGGGGCAGAATTTCGACGATTTTCTCTGGAGAGATCCAAACCTGGAAAGTTTGAGGAGTTCTATGGATTACTGCAGCACGTGCACAAGATCCCAAATGTTGATGTTCTGGTGGGATACACGGACATTCACGGAGACCTGCTGCCTATCAATAATGATGACAATTATCACAAAGCAGTTTCTACAGCCAATCCTCTCCTCAGGATTTTCATTCAGAGAAAAG AGGATGCAGACTACAGTGCCTTCGGGACGGATACCATGACGAGGAAGAAGAACGTCTTATCCAACGTGCTACGTCCGGACAACcacaagaaaaagccccacatTGTCATTAGCATGCCCCAGGACTTCAGGCCCGTGTCCTCCATCATAGACGTGGATATTCTGCCCGAGACCCACCGCAGGGTGCGGCTCTACAAGTACGGCACCGACAAACCGCTGGGCTTCTACATCCGCGACGGCTCCAGCGTCAGGGTCACCCCGCACGGGCTGGAGAAGGTGCCGGGCATTTTCATATCCAGGCTGGTCCCCGGGGGGCTGGCTCAGAGCACGGGCCTGCTGGCTGTCAATGATGAGGTGCTGGAGGTGAATGGCATAGAGGTGTCAGGAAAAAGCCTCGATCAAGTTACAGACATGATGATTGCCAACAGCCGCAACCTGATCATCACGGTCAGACCCGCCAACCAGAGGAACAACGTCGTGAGGAACAGTCGGACTTCGGGCAGCTCCGGCCAGTCCACTGAGTCCAGCCTTCCCAGCAGCACTCCAAACATTCTGGGGAGTCTGCTGCAAGGAGAAGAGGAGAGCGATGAGGAGGACATTATTATTGAAGACAGTGGCGAGCCACAGCAGATCCCAAAGGCTACGCCTGCCAGCGAAAGCATAGAATCCTTATCACAAATTGAACTCCTCCACGAGTCCACACAAAATGGATTCCTTCCTTCCAGTGAGATGAACTTGAATCACTCAACAGGCAGCATTAGCATGGAGTATGAAGTCCCAGAGCCGGGGCATAAGTCCTTAGAAGAAGATGGAACTATAATAACACTATGA